A window from Candidatus Kuenenbacteria bacterium HGW-Kuenenbacteria-1 encodes these proteins:
- a CDS encoding glycosyl transferase family 2, translating into MQNYKVTILILDYLKAKQVVENVKSIIEQEVNFQFKIIVIDNSCNELNANILKHCLKDFECVKVIINQKNVGYIKAHNQVNKEIEGQYVAIVNPDIMWKEKDALLKMVDYLDKHKDIGILGPKQINNDGVIAMTVRAFPKFFIQVARRTFFRKIPILKNFVEYDEMQHLDYSKIQDVDWLQSSCVIIRKELWDDIKGLCKDYFLFMSDVELCYQVWKRGKRVVYYPETQVYADGKRVSAGGFKQFFKNWVLRQHVVDSLRYMFKHFFEKNPRKIYIKTQK; encoded by the coding sequence ATGCAAAATTATAAAGTAACAATTTTAATTCTTGATTATTTAAAAGCTAAACAAGTTGTAGAAAATGTAAAATCTATTATAGAGCAAGAAGTTAATTTTCAATTTAAAATAATTGTTATTGATAATTCTTGTAATGAATTAAATGCTAATATTTTAAAACATTGTTTAAAAGATTTTGAATGCGTAAAAGTGATTATTAATCAAAAAAATGTTGGATATATAAAAGCTCATAATCAAGTTAATAAAGAAATAGAAGGTCAATATGTTGCTATTGTAAATCCTGATATAATGTGGAAAGAAAAAGATGCTTTGTTAAAAATGGTTGATTATTTAGATAAGCATAAAGATATTGGAATATTAGGTCCGAAGCAAATTAATAATGATGGAGTAATTGCTATGACTGTACGGGCATTTCCAAAGTTTTTTATTCAAGTAGCAAGAAGGACATTTTTTAGAAAAATTCCTATTTTAAAAAATTTTGTAGAATATGATGAAATGCAACATTTGGATTATTCAAAAATCCAAGATGTTGATTGGCTTCAATCTTCATGCGTAATTATTAGAAAAGAATTATGGGATGATATTAAAGGATTATGTAAAGATTATTTTCTTTTTATGTCTGATGTTGAACTTTGCTATCAAGTGTGGAAAAGAGGCAAAAGAGTTGTATATTATCCAGAAACTCAAGTATATGCTGATGGAAAACGAGTAAGCGCTGGTGGTTTTAAACAATTTTTTAAAAACTGGGTTTTAAGACAACATGTTGTTGATTCATTAAGATATATGTTCAAACATTTTTTCGAAAAAAATCCACGAAAGATTTACATAAAAACACAAAAATAA
- a CDS encoding 50S ribosomal protein L31, with amino-acid sequence MKKNIHPTYYSDAKIICACGNNFTIGSTIKEIHVEICSHCHPFYTGKQKLIDTAGRLDRFKLRSAKKEILNKKVIDAKKIKIEPKEKIETEIKPKVKPEKKIKLNVDSKKKKETKIKPIKKIEKK; translated from the coding sequence ATGAAAAAGAATATTCATCCAACTTATTATTCAGATGCTAAAATTATTTGCGCTTGCGGAAATAATTTTACTATTGGATCAACAATAAAAGAAATTCATGTTGAAATTTGTTCTCATTGCCATCCATTTTATACTGGAAAACAAAAATTAATCGACACAGCTGGAAGATTAGACCGTTTTAAATTAAGATCAGCTAAAAAAGAAATTTTAAACAAAAAAGTTATTGATGCAAAAAAAATAAAAATTGAACCAAAAGAAAAAATTGAAACTGAAATTAAACCTAAAGTTAAACCTGAAAAAAAAATTAAGCTTAACGTTGATTCTAAGAAAAAAAAGGAAACTAAAATTAAACCTATAAAAAAGATTGAAAAAAAATAA
- the rfbB gene encoding dTDP-glucose 4,6-dehydratase, with the protein MRLLVCGGAGFIGSNFIHYILEKRSDYKIVNYDKLTYAGNLENLKDIENNLNYKFIQGDIIDLEKLNQIIVENSITHIINFAAETHVDRSIHGGLKDFVLTNTLGVQMILDAVRTNGIEKFVNVSTDEVYGALELDEQRLFTENTPIEPNMPYAAAKAGGDLMCRAYFKTHKVPVIVTHCSNNYGPFQFPEKVIPFFVFKLLKNEKVSVYGDGLNVRDWIHVNDHAKALLLMLEKGEPGRVYNIGSDNERNNLEITKMILKIMDKNEEMIEYVTDRPGHDRRYAVDASLIRSLGWTSDYPREKFEQGLKETVEWYLKNIEWVEKLLEKKDEMNKFMDNFCAKSEKPLERSN; encoded by the coding sequence ATGAGATTACTTGTTTGTGGTGGAGCTGGATTTATTGGCTCTAATTTTATTCATTATATTTTAGAAAAACGTTCAGATTATAAAATTGTTAATTATGACAAATTAACATATGCCGGGAATTTAGAAAATTTAAAAGACATTGAAAATAATTTAAATTATAAATTTATTCAAGGTGATATTATTGATTTGGAAAAATTAAATCAAATTATTGTAGAAAATAGTATTACACATATTATAAATTTTGCCGCAGAAACCCATGTTGATCGTTCTATTCATGGTGGTTTAAAGGATTTTGTATTGACCAATACTTTGGGAGTGCAAATGATTCTTGATGCGGTACGTACTAATGGAATTGAAAAATTTGTAAATGTTTCAACTGATGAAGTTTATGGAGCTTTAGAATTAGATGAGCAGAGATTATTTACAGAAAATACTCCAATTGAACCAAATATGCCGTATGCTGCTGCTAAGGCTGGTGGTGATTTAATGTGCAGGGCATATTTTAAAACTCATAAAGTGCCTGTTATTGTTACACATTGTTCAAATAATTATGGGCCATTTCAATTTCCAGAAAAAGTAATTCCATTTTTTGTTTTTAAATTATTAAAAAACGAAAAAGTATCTGTTTATGGAGATGGTTTAAATGTGCGTGATTGGATTCATGTTAATGATCATGCTAAGGCTTTACTTTTAATGTTAGAAAAAGGCGAGCCCGGCAGAGTTTATAATATTGGTTCTGACAATGAAAGAAATAATTTAGAAATAACTAAAATGATTTTGAAAATTATGGACAAGAACGAAGAGATGATTGAATATGTAACTGATCGTCCGGGACATGATAGACGTTATGCTGTTGATGCGAGCTTAATTAGAAGTCTTGGTTGGACTTCTGATTATCCTAGAGAAAAATTTGAACAAGGATTAAAAGAAACAGTTGAATGGTATTTAAAAAATATAGAGTGGGTAGAAAAATTGTTAGAAAAAAAAGATGAAATGAATAAATTTATGGATAATTTTTGTGCAAAATCTGAAAAACCTTTAGAACGATCAAATTAA
- the rfbD gene encoding dTDP-4-dehydrorhamnose reductase yields the protein MKILILGSKGNLGVQLVKVFSNGNEVIGWDRAEVDITDRELILKKVNNLKPDVIINAAAYNAVDRCEESDEEYELAKKINIDGVKFLAEAAFNVKAILIHYSSDYVFSGNKENGYSEDDLPDPINRYGKTKFFGEKKIIELSGKGLKWYLIRTSKLFGPKGEKEVAKDSFFNIMLKLSKEKNELNVVDGEKSCFTYTPDLAFATKNLLEINKKYGIYHLTNLGSCTWYEGVVELFKLKNINIKVNRINSDDLKRPAKRPQNSVLLNTKLPKLRDYKEALEEYLKI from the coding sequence ATGAAAATATTAATACTTGGTTCAAAAGGAAATTTGGGAGTACAATTAGTAAAGGTTTTTTCCAATGGAAATGAAGTAATAGGCTGGGATAGAGCAGAGGTTGATATAACAGATAGAGAGTTAATTTTAAAAAAAGTTAATAATTTAAAGCCTGATGTAATTATTAATGCTGCAGCTTATAATGCTGTTGATAGATGTGAGGAAAGCGATGAGGAATATGAATTAGCTAAAAAAATAAATATTGATGGTGTAAAATTTTTAGCAGAAGCTGCTTTTAATGTAAAAGCTATTTTAATTCATTATTCATCTGACTATGTTTTTTCTGGAAATAAAGAAAATGGTTATAGCGAAGATGATTTGCCAGATCCAATTAATCGTTATGGTAAAACTAAATTTTTTGGTGAAAAAAAAATTATAGAATTAAGTGGAAAAGGTTTAAAGTGGTATTTAATTAGAACTTCAAAATTATTTGGACCAAAAGGAGAAAAAGAAGTTGCAAAAGATAGTTTTTTTAATATTATGTTGAAATTAAGTAAAGAAAAAAATGAATTAAATGTTGTTGATGGAGAAAAAAGTTGTTTTACTTATACTCCTGATTTGGCGTTTGCTACTAAAAATTTATTAGAAATAAATAAGAAGTATGGCATTTATCATTTAACAAATTTAGGTTCTTGCACTTGGTATGAGGGAGTTGTTGAATTATTTAAATTAAAAAATATTAATATTAAAGTTAATCGTATTAATAGTGATGATTTAAAACGGCCAGCCAAGCGACCACAAAATTCAGTTTTATTAAACACAAAATTGCCGAAATTGCGTGATTATAAAGAAGCATTGGAAGAATATTTAAAAATATAA
- a CDS encoding dTDP-6-deoxy-3,4-keto-hexulose isomerase, translating into MKINFQQFELKKIQAPHFLMRPVELKDYIDFEVKRVYFITKPIGNTGAHCHKIEEEFFIMIQGSCVAVIDKGNGLEEFKFEAPISAFYVSEYVWHHFKDLSSDVILLALSSTNYNSNRSDYIEDYEEFKKVISEKINN; encoded by the coding sequence ATGAAAATAAATTTTCAACAATTTGAATTAAAGAAAATTCAAGCACCTCATTTTTTAATGAGGCCAGTGGAATTAAAAGATTATATTGATTTTGAAGTGAAACGAGTTTATTTTATCACAAAACCGATTGGAAATACTGGCGCGCATTGTCATAAAATTGAAGAAGAGTTTTTTATTATGATTCAAGGTAGTTGTGTAGCTGTGATTGATAAAGGAAATGGATTAGAAGAGTTTAAATTTGAAGCGCCAATATCTGCTTTTTATGTAAGTGAATATGTCTGGCATCATTTTAAAGATCTTTCTTCCGATGTAATTTTATTAGCTTTAAGCTCAACAAATTATAATTCAAATCGTTCAGATTATATTGAGGATTATGAGGAATTTAAAAAAGTAATTTCTGAAAAAATAAATAATTAA
- a CDS encoding peptide chain release factor 1 produces MLKQLPKFQKSLNELEQQLQDPSIFNDIQKIKEISKKFNENKEIVENFKKLESLEKDINQNKEFLKTEIDQEMIELIQQELKNLEINKINLEIKIKILLSPKDPLDEKNIIMEIRAGVGGNEAELFAADLFRMYFRFAERKKWKTNLIDSNKTEIGGFKEITFEITGNNVYSQLKYEIGVHRVQRVPETEKQGRIHTSTATVAVLPEAEEIDIKIDPKDLRIDVFCSGGHGGQNVNKVSTAVRITHLPTNIVVSCQNERSQPQNKEKAFTVLRSRLLVLEQEKKQKTLTTERKSQVGTGDRSEKNRTYNFPQDRITDHRIKKSWHNIANILDGDLDQIIIELTNQSLNNCL; encoded by the coding sequence ATGTTAAAACAACTTCCAAAATTTCAAAAATCTTTAAACGAACTTGAACAACAATTACAAGATCCAAGCATTTTTAATGATATTCAAAAAATAAAAGAAATTTCTAAAAAATTCAACGAAAATAAAGAAATTGTGGAAAATTTTAAAAAACTTGAATCTTTAGAAAAAGACATAAATCAAAATAAAGAATTTTTAAAAACAGAAATTGATCAAGAAATGATTGAATTAATTCAACAAGAATTAAAAAATTTAGAAATAAATAAAATAAATTTAGAAATAAAAATAAAAATTTTACTTTCTCCCAAAGATCCTTTAGATGAAAAAAATATTATTATGGAAATTCGAGCTGGCGTTGGTGGAAATGAAGCAGAACTTTTTGCAGCTGATTTATTTCGAATGTATTTTCGTTTTGCTGAAAGAAAAAAATGGAAAACAAATCTTATTGATTCTAATAAAACAGAAATTGGAGGATTTAAAGAAATTACTTTTGAAATTACAGGCAATAATGTTTATTCTCAACTAAAATATGAAATAGGAGTTCATCGTGTTCAAAGAGTTCCTGAAACAGAAAAACAAGGACGAATTCACACTTCTACTGCAACTGTTGCTGTTTTGCCTGAAGCAGAAGAAATTGATATTAAAATTGATCCAAAAGATTTACGCATTGATGTTTTTTGTTCAGGCGGTCATGGCGGACAAAATGTAAACAAGGTTTCAACAGCAGTCAGAATAACTCATTTACCCACAAATATTGTTGTTTCTTGTCAAAATGAACGTTCACAACCTCAAAATAAAGAAAAAGCTTTTACTGTTTTACGTTCTCGACTTTTGGTGTTAGAACAAGAAAAAAAACAAAAAACCTTAACAACTGAGCGAAAAAGTCAAGTAGGTACTGGCGATCGTTCAGAAAAAAATAGAACTTATAATTTTCCACAAGATCGCATTACTGATCATAGAATAAAAAAAAGTTGGCATAATATTGCCAACATTTTAGATGGAGATTTAGATCAAATAATTATTGAACTCACAAACCAATCTTTAAATAATTGTTTATAA